From the Conger conger chromosome 13, fConCon1.1, whole genome shotgun sequence genome, the window CAAACTTGAATTCGGAGGATGCCCTCTCAACAGTGCTCGTTATGTACATCTccattatgtatgtatgtgtatgtgtatgtttaagTGCATTTTTCAGATTATAATACAACTTCATTTCAAGAAATGGATTATAATCAATAAAGAGTCGCCTACTTTAGGCAGAAAAGCAGTTGTTAGAGCtaatgaacatttttcatttttctttttcacctaTCTGCACCTAAGTTCATCTTTAATAAATGTTATACCGCTTACAGTAAGTAgaaaatatacacaatatatgttcaatatgaaaaatatataagatatATAATATTCATATATAATTCTAAAATGATGTACCGCTGCCAATTCTATACATTCTGTATATGGCCTGATTTACTGTGCTAGGGCCTTTAGCACAGGCAAAACCTTTTAGTACATGCAAATATAATAACACTTAATAatcaatgattggtgcaaaacaaataacataacattcatttgtcatgttattggttttgcgtGCGCTAAGTTTTTGCACgtgctaaaggtcttagtaaatcaggcccaTAATCTATATACATTTATAAGACATAGTCCTGCAATTTGTGCAagcacatgattacaaatagaTAAATACCAATTCACAGTCTACAACAACAGTGCTGCCATATTTAGGATTTAACCTTTGACCTGCTACTGTGTTTTGCTCCCCAAAAATGATAGAATCATAAAATTcacagctgtttgttttttgtgtgtttttgaaatcatttttaaatttgttatttttaaaacggTGTACTTACTCATCATTGATAAGAACATTATAGAGATACGCATTCAACCATCTCTCTACCATGCCATTACCAAATACTTCATTAAATTATAGACCTTTTTCAATGAATTGAGATGTGTTTTGAGGATAAGCTGGCTCTCCAGCAAAACTGAACTTTATGTGATTCATCCTCTACTgctttgatttattatttacagcTGATTTATAATTGAATTTAAATCATGCTTTTGTTATACAATCAAAAAAATCACAGTGTTACCTCAGCTGCACTAACTGCATGCATAGCTTCTTTTTAGTGAGCTGTATAAGGTTATTTAAATAGCAGGCATTTGAGGACATCAATACAGTTTACAAGACCTGCCACTTGTTGGTCAGTattttgaatgacaaaaaaaaaacatggcttcccctggtggcacggatggtgcagtgggtagcactgccgcctcacagcaaggaggtcctgggttcgaatccccgtcggccggggcctctctgtgcggagtttgcatgttctccccgtgtctgcgtgggtttcctccgggtactccggtttcctcccacagtccaagacatgcacgttaggctgattggagagtctaaattgcccgtaggtatgagtgtgtgagtgaatggtgtgtgtgccctgcgatagactggcgagggtgtattcctgccgttcgcccaatgtatgctgggataggctccagcccccctgtgaccctgatcaggataagcgggttcagataatggatggatggatggcttcCCCCCACCACAACAGAATGATACTGTTGTAGAATCTTTTTCTAAACAAACCCAAATCCTTGATTCTGAGAGTCAAACAACTGAAGCATCTTCAATAAATGCTGAgtgtataaaaacatattttaaattaaaaatcacttcaattaaatataaaacaaatgacTTGTAGCATTTACAATTTGTTGCTTTCATTCTCTAGATATTTGAATAACTGTAAACAAATGAATACATGCATTCCTTTTGTACTCATATGAAGCTTCCAAGACAAGTGTGTGTATTAAATAACAGTCATGATTTATGTCCTTCTATGAAACATTTTCTattgatatttacattttatgttgGTATTACATAATTGTAATCTTAGTCTTACAGTGCTTGTCCTTCTCAAGAACTGAACATCACTGAAACTATTGTCAGAGATCTGAGGTGCTGAGTCTGTCCTTGCTCAAGTTTGTGGCTCTCAGAATGGATTTATGAATTTGCTCCAAAAGGTGCTGAACTGCCTGAATAATGTTATATGAATTGGTGAAGTAAACAAATATCTATTCTTCGAAATAAATATACACCCACCAAGTACTTTATTAGGGATccattagacttttttttagacttctactgctgtagcctacccacttagagttatgatgcgttgtgtgttcagagatgctcttctgcataccactgttttaatgtgtcattatttgcgttacgttctgtcagctttgacaaatttgtccattctcctctggcgtctctcattaacaaggcgtttctgtctgctgaactgctgctcacgggatttttttttttttttttgcaccattctttgcaaactctagagattagtgtgcatgaaaatcccaggagatcagcagtttctgagactcaaaccactctgtctgccaccaacaatcaattttccccattttgatggttgatatgaacattaactgaagctcctgaccaatatctacatgattgtatgcattacactgctgctgcacaattggctgattagataatcgcatgaataagtaggtgaaataaagtaaaaaagttcctaataaagtactcggtgagtgtatatcctatATATGCAATTGAAGCAAAATGTGAAACTACAATGTTCAATGTACATATTGAATATTCTCTCGCTTTCACTAAAACTCATTAGCTGCTCAATGCATCCAGAAATACATTCAACTTAACCCACCCACAAACCTTAGCTAGACCAGGCAGGAATGGAAACAGCTAAAGCTCCAAAGTGATTAATGGTACCTAGCGTATGACAAAAACAATTACAACCAACATAGATACACCCTCAAAGGGAAAGAACAGCCAAGTTCCTCTCGCCCACCTCTACCGGGAGTCAGTCTTCAGAGAGACACAATCACAATTTTGCACCCTTGCCTCGGAAGGTGCTGGCCCTGAGCACCAGTGACCTGGTGCTGCTGCGGAACTTGGACTGGGTGAAGTAGAAGAGGATGGGGTCCAGCACGCTGTTCATGCTGGCGAAGGGCCGGGTGCTCTTGTAGATGACGGAGTACATGTTCCGCACCCCGCAGGGCGCCCTCGGCAGGGTGCGCACCAGGAGGTACACTGTCTTGGTCAGGTGGAAGGGCAGGAAGCTGACGGCGAACACCGCCACCACGATGACGATCATACGCGCCGCTTTGTCCTTCTTCTTCTGCGCCGCCACCGCCACGCCCTCGCCGCGGCACAGGACGAACGCCATGCGGCAGTAGCAGGCCACGATGCCCAGGAAAGGCAGCAGGAAGCCCAGGCAGGTGAGCGCCATGCCGTAGGGGAAGTACTTCTCCGAGAGGCTGGGCTCGCTCAGGTCGTAGCACACCGTGCGGTTCCGCTGCGTCCCCGTGGCGGCGAAGGTGAACGTGGGCGCGCAGAGGCTGAAGACCACCGCCCACACCGCCACGCACACCTTCCAGGCGAACCTGCGGCCGCCGGTCTTGTGCCAGGTGGCCAGCGGGTGGCAGATGCCCAGGTAGCGGTGGAAGCTGATGCAGGTGAGGAACATGATGCTGCCGTGCAGGTTGCCGTAGAACTGGAAGCGCACCAGCTTGCAGGCCAGCTCGCCGAAGGGCCAGTAGTCGTGGCTGGCGTAGTTGTAGACGAGCAGCGGCAGGGAGCAGACGTACAGGAAGTCGGCCACGGCCAGGTTCAGCATGTAGATGGTGTTGCGGGTCAGGGCCTTGCCGGACCGCAGGATGCGCAGGATGACGGTGCTGTTGAGGGGGAGTCCGATGATGAAGACCGCGCTGTACACGGTCGGGAGGAGGTAGCGCTTGAAGTCCTCGCTGTAGGTGCAGGACGGAAGGCTGGACGTGCTGTTCACCATGAAAAGATCTTTCACCATGGCCATCTGGGTCCTTAAAGCATCATAATCTGAAAAATACAGAGCAATTTTCACCATGAATTGTTGTCATACTTGAAGGCCTAGATGCTGAAACATCCACTTTTGCCTGTCcgtattaaatattcaaaaacaaCAATCGACCTATGTGAGTTTCATTGCTGAGTAGATATTTTTGTACTTTGCAATCCTAGGCTACCAAATGCTGAACCATCACTTTTAGAAAAACATGGCACAGCTAATACAACCTGACTGAAGCCTTAATTTAAGATGGCAGGCACAAAGTGTACTTGGCAAGCATTCAGAGGCCATTATATGAATCAAGTCTCTCGAactttaaatggaaaatattattaaacTGTGAGGCCATTTACTCTAAGTGCTTCTTGCACTTAAGTCTGTCTCTAGCTCAGCATTAATTTCACTATGCCAAgcttgaatgttttcaaaaataaatcctATAGGAGTTGCATGTCGAGTATAGGACAAATATTGCAGCATACAAGATGAAACTCGATAAGTCTCAAGAACACGTGTGAGGAAATGCCAAAGCGTGTCAGGAAGTGTAGAAACGCTATTGCTTCCCGTCCAGATTCCAAAAGCACAGGGCAGGAAGTAATCCTGGCAGAGAGCCACAGTGTTCCTGGCTGCACAAAGCCTGGAGAAAGGCACTTGGTCCACCAGCGTTTGAAAGCGGAAATACAACATCCTGCGCCTCTCCTTCTCTGTAATCCTGTCCATGTCCACCAGGAGGCGCAGTCGGACCATAACCTGGGTATGAGCCCAAACAATTACTGTAAGTGCTGTGCAATGAATCGCTGTGTGCTGGGAGAAGTCGAGAGATCGTTTGGATTTACTGCACAACTTCAAGCTGTGGACTATAAGAACTACTGGCAACCACAAAGCCATGAACATTGTGTTGCTAGGTcggaggtgtccaatcttatcctaaaatggccggcgtgggtgcaggtttttgttttaacccagcagtaagaCACCTGATTATACCAattaactaatcgtggtctttaatcaagaccttgatgagtagaatcagctgtcttagtcctgtgctaaaacaacaacctgcacacagaccagccctttctggataagattggacacctctgacCTAGCAACAAAATGTTCATGGCTTTGTGGTTGCCAGTAGTCCACAGTTTGAAGTTGTGCAGTAAATCCAAACAATCTCTCGACTTCTCCCAGCACTTCTGAACTCACCCCTGGTATTTAGCACTGATCTCAAAAAATATCtgatatatatatgatatatgataatcaacaacaagaaaaataacaaaaagaaaatatcaaGAGACTACCATATGGATTAATGTGGAGCAAAAAACACCCCACCTCCTATATTAATACAGATAATTATCTAATACATAAGAAACAGTTGTTGGATGCACTTAGGAAACAAACAGGAAGAATTGATTTACCTTTTCCTGGCCCCTGATATATCTGGCTTGTCTGTTTCTCCATAGGTCAGACCCATTGACTAACTGACTCCTTAGTCTCCCTGCTCTTTTGGTTCATTAGCTTTATTACTGCTGTTATAATGGTCACCACCCACATCTCACACTCCCTGAGAGTTTCATCATTCTCCATATGGGCAGAAATGTGAGAGTTTCCCCTCTTTCTATCCGTAACAAACCAAACCACAAACTTCCACACAAAACGACACACCTTCTCCTGTATCattcaagaaaaaagaaaactgaaacCTGCACATGTGTATAAGACAAAGTGGAACTTTCCACCGGCAAGTTTCATTTGTCCAGACAAGTTTGAATATGTGTTGGTGTCGAAAAGACAAGCCTCAGCTAGGCTCTGAGTCACCACAGGAAGTAtacgcaaccacacacacatgtagggTATGGAGACTCAATGTGGCCCGAGTGCAAGCCCAATGGCTATACTGCCTTCAAACTGCAGCAAAGAAAGTTACTTGGCATTCTCCATTACCAGACATTGTGGTACTAGGAGGGCAATACTAAGGAAACTATAATCGTATCCATCAGCCACTATTTTCTATCAAGATGTGCCACCACAGCCATTAACCATATAACCTGATCCCCCCCAGGATGCTCCACAGCAGAATCAATTTCTTTCAATATTAAAATCTCAGTTTCtatctcaggtcctcttcgcgcctatacttgtgtttgatttgcacttcgttgtacgtcgctctggataagagcgtctgctgaatgccacgtaatgtaatgtaatgtaatatcaataAATCCATAGAAAACATTCACATAGTTTTAAAAATAAGTCATTTAGCAGGTGCTTTAGCCAGAGCAACTTATCAAAGTGCATTTCACATGGCGAGCAAACACCATACGAGTTGGAGATACAGTTACAATCAATAAGTAAGACGATGGCCAGGGAGACAAAGGGAGGGAAGGGTTTTTTTAAACACGCTGAGGTGTAATTTGAACAGGCTGAGACATTTGTGGAAGACAGCCAGTGAATCTGCCTTCCTGACTGACTGGGGAAGGTTACTCCACCATCAGGGGCTGAGGAAAGAGATGAAACAGGGCTTTGAAGAGAGACTGCAGGGAGCTCGAAGTGATGGGACAACCAGCTGAGAATTATGAACACAGAGGTCTGGTTGAGAGAGTGTACACTGTGATCACGGTATGAAAATACGTATGGGTAGGTATACAGTAGATCTGCCAGTGAGAGGTTTGAACTGAATGTGGCTGAATGTGGCAGGCAGCAAAAGCCAGAGAAGTGGTGTGGCACGTGTGAATCTTGGCTGAAAGTGGGCAGTAGCACTCTGGACCACTCGCAGTGGCCTGATGGAAAAGGTGCTGGCAGAGAAGGTGTCCAGATGAGATAACAAGCGCTTTTGTCGGTAGCTGTGTAGCGAGGAAGGGGTGAATTCCTCTGATATTGTGCAGAGGGAATCTTCCGGACCAGGTGGCTGCTTCAGTGTGTCCACGGAAGCTCAGCTGGTCGTCTAAGGTCACACCAAGATTCTTTGGTAATGGTAACAACTCAGCCTTTCCAGATGCTACTTCAAAGACTTGCTTGAATTTTATGTTGGCCAGCCACCAAAGATTTTGACCTTTATATTTAGAAGTCAAACCAGCTCTTTTCGGAAGAAGGGATATTTTAATCAACTTTTCCCATTTATGCCTCCCTGAGATTTCCGAGAATCCACATCAACTGGCTCTAACCACCATTTACACCACTCCTTTTGTGACCCTGTGAACCAGAAGTTCTCTGGGCttagtcctaggcccgcttcttttttctctttacactcgttcccttggccctgtgatcactgcacatgggctatcctaccactgctatgcagacgacacccaactcttcatcttgttcccaccatctgatacacaggtttcagcccgttaCCATttacgactactgtctgttctggctccacggtggtgaaaCAAACTCCCCGTTAAAGTCCGAACTGtggaatctcttcccaccttcaagtgcaaactgaagacgcacctcttcaagcagcacctctccccgtcccttgaaccttgtctttctgtgatttacttttttgtgtatcggtatttttagattggctaggtaagcagtgtttggctagttaagtttggtcacttttgctttgttgtttgtttatttgtttgtttaaaaaaataaataattgttgtacaggtagcagttgaaattgtacttccctctagggtctttcagcacacttatccctggttatgggtatgcactttgttgtacgtcgctctggataagaacgtctgccaaatgctattaatgtaatgtaaatgtaatggataTTTTAACCAACCTTTCCCATTTATACCTCCCTGAGATTTCCGAGAATCCGCATCAACTGGCTCTAACCACCATTTACACCACTCCTTTTGTGACCCTGTGAACCAGTTCTCGGGTGTCTATGTGGATATTGCAGCAGCTGATGAACTGCCTTTTTACTACTCAACAGACCCAAGACTGGCCAGTCTAAACAATCTGTTAAGTATTGGAACAAGTCAGCATGTGAAAATGAGAACTCTCCAGTAAAGTATATATACGTAACTCAATGAGGTTTTCTTTAGGTTAGACggcaaattattaaattataaaattTTTGGTGGACAAGAGAAACTTCACAGATGGAAGGATGAGTCTCTCATtccaataaatatttattttaaatattctgcTTATTTTACAAATTGCAGGTGGGGTTTCACTTAGGAGCACTACTTGAACTTGCCAAAACTTGAACTTGAGTGCACCCACAATGTTTGCATCTTTTGTACATGATTCATATATATTTCTTCAAAAAAAAGATCTAAGATCAGTGGCCAATTTGTCCACAGGGTGTTTTTCACATGATTTCTTTTTAGCTATGACTATCAGGCATTGTTTTTGTTGATCGCTGGCCAGATTGCAAAAAACATTGATGTCATTAGCAGATAAGAACAATGCTCATTTGTTGAGATCACGCTGAACAAATTTGTCACCAAATACAACATTTTGTTTGAACTATGCATTTCGATAAACACAAACTTCTTAAATATGGTCCAGTGCAAGTGCGACACTTTAGTTAGGCGAAGCATTACTTAATCTTACATTTTTGGTAGGCTGTGAATtactatataaaatgtattatttttgaaggcCTGGAAAACATAgcaacacatttttcacaaaatgatAATGAacttacattaaattaaatacacactCATCTTCTTTGTATCACTGAGCCATACGTGCTGTTCAAGATCCTTCGAGGCCAGCAGAGTGAATAACTGCGTAGCCAGCTATGGCTCAAGCAATACCACCCAATTTTTTAAAGACTGTTTCTGCTCTTTGCAGACAGTGATGTGTAAATGGGAACGGAAACTACATCAGCCCAAGTGTAACCCCTTCCTCATTTAACCCATCTCATTTCCTTCCTCTATGAATTTAACTGACTAAACCTCGAGTGTAATATCTCTCAATCAATGCCAAAGCCAAAAAGGTTTCCCTGTTTATCAGAGAATGCATGGTTATAATTCCAAGCACTGTATTCAGCTTTGTCGCATAAGAGTAAAAGTGCACGTAGTTGCAGCTCTGCCTGGTTTGTGAGGGCCAGTAAATGCTGTATATAAATCAGactgattaaattaaatagCCCTTAACTGGAATGCCCTTAACTTCAGTGATTTATGGGACGGAATACctcaacaaaaaacaacttcTAAATATTCTAAACATTTCAGGCctgaatttattatttgtttatttgtacttCAGTCAAACGGTCCGGGAAATACTACTTTGTACATCCCCTCTCTATAAGTTCGCTCATAGGTTTCTGCTGTGAGGAATTAGATCTAGGGAGCTGTTGTGAAAATCAAACCTGCATGGCCCTCCTGCACCAGCACTAGGACTATGTGCCCCTGGGTACATAAATAGCTAAGCTAATGTAGGGTCGTACAAGTGGCTGTGACTTTGCAGAAACATGATGACCCAGCGACCATGCGAAATAAGATGTTACTTGCTAACAGAGTCTATTAATAGAGCTTTAAGCTTCTACAGTATATCATATTAATGAAGATAACTGGTGTTAACCGCTTTAGACACTGCCACCTCTAAATCACATGTGCTATGAATCAAATCTCATCAAAATGCATTGAGTGTTTAACATTCAAATTTACTCTGCTTCCATGCAAAAACAAATAGGAAACACGGCAATACTTAATTACGCCAAACTCGCTCCTGGGTTGCCTGGGCCTGAAAGCTGTGTCCTGGTCATAAACTCAGCCTTCagcaaatcaagaaaaaagaaaaacatttttgtgtcagCGTACAGTTTCTTCATTCTTCTGGAAATACAGTGTTCCAGTGGATGTACCCAAAGATTGCAGTAGTGGATTGTGGATTTTTCCTCTGCGTACTAAATTCATAGATAACACTGCGGCAATGAGGAGAGCCTACAAATAGAATTTGAATATCcaatttgggagaaaaaaaatgaaatactgaatgaaataatgaaagcaAACCTTGGCAACGAAAACACGTCAACATACAAATTAATTCAGGAGCGTGGGAtttagcaaaagaaaaaaccttCCCACTCAACTTCGGACCAATGGAAACATGCACAAACCACACATTGAAAAACGCACAACAGGCTTATAATTTTCCATCAGACCAGATCAGATATTACAGATCAGAATATAAGACACAAGCCATCCGTAGCCCACACAAAGGgccaacacaaacactactTGACACAGACTCCAGTCCCGAACACCAGCTGGCTGTGCTTTTATAAAAAACCATAAAGGTGATGGCAAACAgcgggctgtagcgtagtggttaaggtacatgactgggacccacaaggtcggaggttcgatccccggtgtagccacaataagatccgcacagctgttgggcccttgagcaaggccctcaaccctgcattgccccaggggaggactgtctcctgcttagtctaatcaactgtacgtcgctctggataagagcatctgccaaaatgccattaatgtaatgtaatgagaacaCCTGGGCTGTTTACTCCACACCCTCAGCTGTGTGGGGCTGAAAGTGCGGCCCTcactctccaaggtgctgaagGAACTCAAGGCTCTGTAGGCAACGGCGACAGCTGACTATGGCCAAAGAAAAGAAGTGCTTGCTCTGCCCCACCCCGCTTGCTGCCACACCCGGCAATGATCGTATTTCCTGACACGCCTGTATGGTTACAGCAAAGACGTGAGTTTAATGTTGCCTCATtcataatggaaaataaattattcaatgaaTACATTCATTTGTTACAGAAGCAGTAACCATTGATGAATCAACTTTGAAGGGTAATGGTAGATGAAAAACACTGGTATCTTCCAAGCTCATAGGTATAGTTcattctgaaaaatgtaatcaaagagATGCAAGATATAAAGTGGCctatttggaacatcattaacatTAGGGAAAAAGATCAATTTTCCAaatataaatgctttttttataatgtcacaaaatgatatttttcaaattaaacaaatacTTTTCAGTCTGTAAACgtaaaacattttgtgttttataaaaaaaaaagattcaaaccaatatactgtaactttgtgtgtgtgcatacacacatgtgagtgaatatgtcagCTGACTATCCATGTGCATACAAGAGTGCTTTTAGCGTGTCTACTGGGACACACCTACTAGTCTGTTTTTCTCTTCCATTGCCTTGCCATGCTGAGAAATCAATAAATGCCAAAAACAATCAATTTCAATCAGAATGATTGAAACCTACTGTAAAACCTATTTTGGCATGTGGGTTTAAAGCTAGCATGAATTTGAAGCATCACATTTCACAAGAGAAACTCCTTATTACTGTTTATTGAGTTAAACCATTTTACCTACAATATTGTGActgttgaagaaaaaaagatgtgATGAGAATTATTACTTGTGTACCTccaaatcagttttttttatattttgcttaAAACACACAATATTTCAAATACAGTCATCAAACTTCTCCCGTGAGCTCAGAGGGGAATATGGGTCTAAACAATAGTGATTACATGACCACTTATTGGTCAAACTGATGGTGTTACAACCCACTGTTTAAACCATCCCCAGTTTCCCCTATTATGCCAATTATTTCTGTCACCCTAGTAAAACTTTTGCAAAGCAAATACTCATTGAATTACATAAATTACTGGTTATGGGGAGCAGTTATGATATCTTAATATTCTGTCATGTCTGGTAATAGTGGTGTTTTGCATTAGGAAGAGTTAAACATGGTATATTCCTGGTTAATTTGACCCTCAAAGCAATGCCAAATTTACTGCAACCACAGAAAGGGCGTATAGAACCGTCACTAATCCAGCGGAATCCTTAATGAAAACACTGAAGCTTTGCCAGCTTTACAGTTTCACAACAAATAGATATGTTTAACCCATGAACCATCTTGCTATCTTGCTAAAAACGTTCTAAATCAGATAAAGCTAAGCATCTGTTGTCTGTGCATCTCACATGTTGCACCTGAATAACGTTCACATTACACTGGACATTCTAGCTTTAGTGGAGGTTTACATAGTTATCACTGCTTGATTCAAGCCAGGTAATGAAAAGATGTCAttggcaaataataataataataataataataataataataataataataataataataataataaacatatacaaTTACTTTAcgttaaaaaaagataaatacatAATTGCAAAAGTAAAATAGATATATCTATATGGTAAGACTATTCACCTGAATGACACGTTTCATAGTGTAGTGACTGAGTcgagacaaagacaaaaacatatttcagcaTCACTGTAACTTGTTTATAATGTGAATTTAAAGCTATATGACATGACCAAGACAGCAACAAACTGCTACAAGCTACAAAGAAAACTACTATATAAAAAGATACACCTCCCGCGTCATAAACACACCGGAATAACATGCGTTTACAACAGTCAGATAGGTCTGGATAGTGTGGGCTGCAGTCGTTTAAAACAAGTAGAGTGCCGCGACTGGAATGCAAAACAACCCCTGGTCGTCCTTGAAAAGCGTTTTCAATTAAAGTACTCAACGGTATGAGAGTGTGGTCATATATCACTAcctaacttttaaaaaatgcgTATTTTCAGTTTTCTATCACAGTTAATCCCGTAGCCTACACATTAGCCAACGTTAAACGGGACTATTCGCTGCTGCAGGCACCCTTAAGTAAATTATAAAATTAGATCGCTTACCTCAAAGGTCGATTTAAAAATATCGACGCCCTGTCCCAATGCTGCTGCTTCCCAAACACTGTGTTTTCCACACTCAACAAGCTGCTTCAGTAAAGGCAGGTGTCCTTCCAGCCTATAATACTTGCTGAAAACAAACTCCATGCGTTGtggacatttatatatataaggAATTCAGGGAAGTCAAATGGTGAGAATTCCCCTGTAGCCTACTGTGATTACCTTCTCGTGAACATCTGCTTGTCTTCCAGACCCATGACCTACTGcacttctttttttgtgtgggttttgttCCACTGAAATCCGGTCGTTGCTGTGCTCCAGCACGCGCGCACCTAATGGACAGTCAGCGACAGTCGGAGAATAGAATAGCATGAACCTTATAGTTCTCATAAACCATACACTTCTGACAGGCTGGGAGAAATAGATTGAAGGATAAGATTAATGTGAGGGGGTTAAAACCCTCGGGAGTTGGAATAATTTGACAAATATTTCTACCGTCTTTGACATAAACCATTAATTTAAGATGTCAATAGCCTGTCCTTGTAGCTGTTCTGGATCGAAGGAGTGTGGGGTTTGTCTGGTcttctactgctactgctacaaaCAGTCACATTTCATAAAGCATGGTTTAAGCCTTAAACGACCATTAACCCTGTAACTATTGACATTTTCTTGACACAAACTTGAAAATGATATATccaaataaaatggctactattctAAGCCTTTATACTACAGGCATAATGCTGGTCTCTTTGAAaagtaaccctttggggtttgttttccaagagtcagaatt encodes:
- the LOC133108697 gene encoding P2Y purinoceptor 3 isoform X2, producing the protein MVKIALYFSDYDALRTQMAMVKDLFMVNSTSSLPSCTYSEDFKRYLLPTVYSAVFIIGLPLNSTVILRILRSGKALTRNTIYMLNLAVADFLYVCSLPLLVYNYASHDYWPFGELACKLVRFQFYGNLHGSIMFLTCISFHRYLGICHPLATWHKTGGRRFAWKVCVAVWAVVFSLCAPTFTFAATGTQRNRTVCYDLSEPSLSEKYFPYGMALTCLGFLLPFLGIVACYCRMAFVLCRGEGVAVAAQKKKDKAARMIVIVVAVFAVSFLPFHLTKTVYLLVRTLPRAPCGVRNMYSVIYKSTRPFASMNSVLDPILFYFTQSKFRSSTRSLVLRASTFRGKGAKL
- the LOC133108697 gene encoding P2Y purinoceptor 3 isoform X1 — translated: MEKQTSQIYQGPGKDYDALRTQMAMVKDLFMVNSTSSLPSCTYSEDFKRYLLPTVYSAVFIIGLPLNSTVILRILRSGKALTRNTIYMLNLAVADFLYVCSLPLLVYNYASHDYWPFGELACKLVRFQFYGNLHGSIMFLTCISFHRYLGICHPLATWHKTGGRRFAWKVCVAVWAVVFSLCAPTFTFAATGTQRNRTVCYDLSEPSLSEKYFPYGMALTCLGFLLPFLGIVACYCRMAFVLCRGEGVAVAAQKKKDKAARMIVIVVAVFAVSFLPFHLTKTVYLLVRTLPRAPCGVRNMYSVIYKSTRPFASMNSVLDPILFYFTQSKFRSSTRSLVLRASTFRGKGAKL
- the LOC133108697 gene encoding P2Y purinoceptor 3 isoform X3, which produces MAMVKDLFMVNSTSSLPSCTYSEDFKRYLLPTVYSAVFIIGLPLNSTVILRILRSGKALTRNTIYMLNLAVADFLYVCSLPLLVYNYASHDYWPFGELACKLVRFQFYGNLHGSIMFLTCISFHRYLGICHPLATWHKTGGRRFAWKVCVAVWAVVFSLCAPTFTFAATGTQRNRTVCYDLSEPSLSEKYFPYGMALTCLGFLLPFLGIVACYCRMAFVLCRGEGVAVAAQKKKDKAARMIVIVVAVFAVSFLPFHLTKTVYLLVRTLPRAPCGVRNMYSVIYKSTRPFASMNSVLDPILFYFTQSKFRSSTRSLVLRASTFRGKGAKL